From Rhodovastum atsumiense, a single genomic window includes:
- a CDS encoding aspartate aminotransferase family protein: MNPPTPSAIRPNSNAARDIAAALHPYTDLVAHQQIGPVVITRGEGVRVWDDAGKSYIEAMAGLWCASLGFSNQRLVEAAVAQMRRLPFYHSFSAKSHEPLIELAEMLLARAPVPMSKVFFANSGSEANDSVVKMVWYFNNALGRPQKKKLIGRVKGYHGITTASASLTGIPTNHRSFDVPLAGFIHTLCPHHYRFGEAGESEEAFATRCAEELEKLILAEGPETVAAMWAEPIMGAGGVIVPPATYFEKIQPVLRKYDVLLVADEVICGFWRTGNYWGSQTYGIQPDILTCAKALSASYLPISAVLVNDRVFQGLAQESHRIGTFGHGFTYSGHPVPAAVAVETLKLYDELGIGEHVRRVGPYMQDGLRRRFADHELVGEVRGTGLIGAIELAEDKATHKPFDPARKIGPRLAKLSEANGVISRAMVDVLAFSPPLIITEAEIDEMLDNFGRALDQLAAELKQEKAA, from the coding sequence GGTCATCACCCGTGGCGAGGGCGTGCGGGTCTGGGACGATGCCGGGAAGTCCTATATCGAGGCCATGGCGGGGCTGTGGTGCGCCAGCCTCGGCTTCTCCAACCAGCGGCTGGTCGAGGCCGCGGTGGCGCAGATGCGCCGGCTGCCCTTCTATCATTCCTTCTCCGCCAAGTCGCACGAGCCACTGATCGAACTGGCGGAGATGCTGCTCGCCCGGGCGCCGGTGCCGATGAGCAAGGTGTTCTTCGCGAACTCCGGCTCCGAGGCCAATGACAGCGTCGTCAAGATGGTCTGGTACTTCAACAACGCGCTCGGCCGGCCGCAGAAGAAGAAGCTGATCGGCCGGGTGAAGGGCTATCACGGCATCACCACCGCCTCGGCCAGCCTGACCGGCATCCCGACCAACCATCGCAGCTTCGACGTGCCGCTGGCCGGCTTCATCCACACGCTCTGCCCGCATCATTACCGCTTCGGCGAGGCGGGCGAGAGCGAGGAAGCGTTCGCCACCCGCTGCGCCGAGGAACTGGAGAAGCTGATCCTCGCCGAAGGGCCGGAGACGGTGGCGGCGATGTGGGCCGAGCCGATCATGGGCGCAGGCGGGGTCATCGTGCCGCCGGCGACCTATTTCGAGAAGATCCAGCCGGTGCTGCGCAAATACGACGTGCTGCTGGTCGCCGACGAGGTAATCTGCGGCTTCTGGCGCACCGGCAATTACTGGGGCAGCCAGACCTACGGCATCCAGCCCGACATCCTGACCTGCGCCAAGGCGCTTTCCGCCTCCTACCTGCCGATCTCGGCGGTGCTGGTGAACGACCGGGTGTTCCAGGGGCTGGCGCAGGAGAGCCACCGCATCGGCACCTTCGGCCATGGCTTCACCTATTCCGGCCATCCGGTGCCGGCGGCGGTCGCGGTCGAGACGCTGAAGCTGTACGACGAGCTGGGGATCGGCGAGCATGTGCGCCGGGTCGGCCCCTACATGCAGGACGGGCTGCGCCGTCGCTTCGCCGACCACGAGCTGGTCGGCGAGGTGCGCGGCACCGGCCTGATCGGAGCGATCGAGCTGGCCGAGGACAAGGCCACCCACAAGCCCTTCGACCCCGCCCGCAAGATCGGGCCGCGGCTGGCGAAGCTGAGCGAGGCGAACGGCGTGATCAGCCGGGCGATGGTGGACGTGCTGGCCTTCAGCCCGCCGCTGATCATCACCGAGGCCGAAATCGACGAGATGCTGGACAATTTCGGCCGCGCCCTCGACCAGTTGGCCGCCGAACTGAAGCAGGAAAAGGCCGCGTAA